Proteins from a single region of Echeneis naucrates chromosome 14, fEcheNa1.1, whole genome shotgun sequence:
- the LOC115054648 gene encoding claudin-4-like, producing the protein MRGQCKQVWGLALCLTGVLGVCLACGLPMWRETSFVGPNIVTAQSVWDGLWLHCVLQATGQMQCKRHTSSNTMTPDIQAGRALTLLSIFVGLLGFLVSLLRGGVTNCRGTSSDPNEAVSRSSSRKKVLEPFSCCACLLGGVLCVLSGILCLVAASWSAGATISVYNDPLVAAALKREVGSSIYVGWASSLLLLLGGALMCLVCCRKDRPQPALYPFMSDSSSAKVSNSPSRTESLRSDVMTSNSWGMFDQTPSRMVKHVAQVHDHKPLNKAQRGFFIETNNPLHNVPSRLSTIPSEFYHAWL; encoded by the exons ATGCGGGGGCAGTGCAAGCAGGTCTGGGGCTTGGCGCTGTGTCTGACGGGTGTGTTAGGAGTGTGTTTGGCCTGCGGACTACCAATGTGGCGTGAGACATCTTTTGTGGGACCCAATATTGTGACTGCACAGTCG GTGTGGGACGGTCTGTGGTTACACTGCGTCCTCCAGGCGACGGGACAGATGCAGTGTAAGAGACACACGTCGTCCAACACCATGACCCCCGACATCCAGGCTGGACGAGCCCTCACGCTGCTCTCCATCTTTGTCGGCCTACTTGGCTTTCTGGTTAGCCTCCTTCGAGGAGGTGTGACCAACTGTAGGGGGACTTCATCTGACCCAAATGAGGCTGTGTCCAGATCTTCCTCCAGGAAAAAGGTACTGGAGCCGTTCTCATGCTGT GCGTGCCTCCTGGGAGGAGTTCTCTGTGTTCTCTCAGGCATCCTGTGTCTGGTTGCAGCCAGCTGGTCAGCAGGAGCCACCATCTCAGTCTACAATGACCCCCTTGTGGCTGCCGCTCTAAAGAGGGAGGTGGGCTCGTCCATCTACGTCGGCTgggcctcctctctgctgctcctccttgGCGGTGCTCTGATGTGTCTCGTCTGCTGCAGGAAGGACAGACCCCAACCTGCCCTCTATCCCTTCATGTCAGACAGCTCAAGTGCTAAAGTCAGCAACAGCCCATCCCGCACAGAATCTCTGAGGTCTGATGTGATGACATCAAACAGCTGGGGGATGTTTGATCAAACGCCAAGTAGGATGGTAAAACACGTAGCCCAAGTGCATGACCATAAGCCCCTGAACAAAGCCCAGAGGGGATTTTTCATTGAGACGAATAATCCACTGCACAACGTCCCCAGCAGACTATCAACAATACCAAGTGAATTTTACCACGCTTGGCTCTGA
- the LOC115053781 gene encoding claudin-4-like, with protein MRTQLVGVCLAIIGFLGTILICGLPMWKVTAFVGANIITSQVFWEGLWMNCVIQSTGHSQCKAYDSVLALPRDLQASRALICASIGASVVAIGLTVVGARCTNFFQDERRNKANIGLAGGVVFIIAGLLCIIPVSWSAHTIITGFFNPLPSSDRRGELGASIYVGWASGALLVIGGGVLCSTYGC; from the coding sequence ATGCGGACTCAGTtagttggtgtgtgtttggcaATTATTGGCTTTCTTGGCACCATCCTTATCTGCGGGCTGCCAATGTGGAAGGTGACGGCCTTTGTTGGCGCAAACATCATCACCTCTCAGGTCTTCTGGGAAGGTCTGTGGATGAACTGTGTGATTCAGAGCACCGGCCACTCGCAGTGTAAAGCCTATGACTCTGTGCTGGCTTTACCGCGGGACCTGCAGGCCTCCAGAGCCTTGATCTGTGCTTCCATCGGTGCCAGCGTGGTGGCCATCGGCCTCACTGTGGTTGGGGCCCGCTGCACCAACTTCTTTCAGGACGAAAGGCGGAACAAAGCCAACATTGGCCTGGCTGGAGGTGTGGTGTTCATAATAGCAGGGCTCCTGTGCATCATTCCCGTCAGCTGGTCCGCTCACACCATCATCACAGGTTTCTTCAACCCTTTGCCCAGCAGCGACAGGAGGGGGGAGCTCGGAGCTTCCATATACGTAGGCTGGGCATCTGGAGCTCTGCTCGTCATTGGAGGAGGGGTGTTGTGTAGTACCTATGGGTGCTGA
- the LOC115053830 gene encoding claudin-4-like gives MVSTGKQILGMVLAVIGFLGTILICALPMWKVTAFIGANIITAQVIWEGLWMNCVMQSTGQMQCKVYDSLLALPQDLQAARALVVIAIIVGAFGILLSVVGGKCTNCVEDQREKCKVAIAAGIMFLIAGLMVLIPVCWIANTIIRDFYNPVLINAQRRELGAALYMGWGTAALLFLGGSLLCSSCPPRDENSYDVKYSKTRSVDSSKAYV, from the coding sequence ATGGTGTCCACTGGAAAGCAAATTCTGGGCATGGTCCTGGCCGTCATCGGCTTTCTGGGGACCATCCTCATCTGCGCTCTACCCATGTGGAAAGTTACCGCTTTCATCGGCGCCAACATCATCACTGCTCAGGTGATCTGGGAGGGCTTGTGGATGAATTGTGTGATGCAGAGTACAGGCCAGATGCAGTGCAAGGTGTACGATTCTCTCCTGGCCTTACCTCAGGACCTACAGGCTGCCAGAGCACTCGTGGTAATCGCCATCATTGTTGGGGCCTTTGGGATCCTTCTGTCCGTGGTTGGGGGCAAATGCACCAACTGTGTAGAGGACCAAAGGGAAAAGTGCAAGGTAGCCATCGCTGCTGGAATCATGTTCCTCATCGCGGGACTCATGGTGCTCATTCCCGTCTGCTGGATTGCCAACACCATCATCCGAGATTTCTACAACCCCGTCCTCATCAACGCTCAGAGGAGGGAGTTGGGGGCCGCACTCTACATGGGCTGGGGCACAGCAGCGCTCCTGTTCCTGGGTGGGAgcctcctctgcagctcctgccCCCCCAGAGATGAGAACAGCTATGATGTGAAGTACTCCAAGACTCGATCGGTGGACAGCAGCAAAGCCTACGTTTAG